From the genome of Triticum aestivum cultivar Chinese Spring chromosome 3B, IWGSC CS RefSeq v2.1, whole genome shotgun sequence, one region includes:
- the LOC542885 gene encoding acetyl-CoA carboxylase 1, producing the protein MVESDQINGTPNRMSSVEEFCKALGGDSPIHSVLVANNGMAAVKFMRSIRTWALETFGNEKAILLVAMATPEDLRINAEHIRIADQFLEVPGGTNSNNYANVQLIVEIAERTRVSAVWPGWGHASENPELPDALMEKGIIFLGPPSAAMGALGDKIGSSLIAQAAGVPTLPWSGSHVKVPQETCHSIPEEIYKKACVSTTDEAVASCQVVGYPAMIKASWGGGGKGIRKVHNDDEVRALFKQVQGEVPGSPIFIMKVASQSRHLEVQLLCDKHGNVAALHSRDCSVQRRHQKIIEEGPITVAPPETIKELEQAARRLAKCVQYQGAATVEYLYSMETGEYYFLELNPRLQVEHPVTEWIAEINLPASQVVVGMGIPLYNIPEIRRFYGIEHGGGYHAWKEISAVATKFDLDKAQSVKPKGHCVAVRVTSEDPDDGFKPTSGRVEELNFKSKPNVWAYFSVKSGGAIHEFSDSQFGHVFAFGESRSLAIANMVLGLKEIQIRGEIRTNVDYTVDLLNAAEYRENKIHTGWLDSRIAMRVRAERPPWYLSVVGGALYEASSRSSSVVTDYVGYLSKGQIPPKHISLVNLTVTLNIDGSKYTIETVRGGPRSYKLRINESEVEAEIHSLRDGGLLMQLDGNSHVIYAETEAAGTRLLINGRTCLLQKEHDPSRLLADTPCKLLRFLVADGSHVVADTPYAEVEVMKMCMPLLLPASGVIHFVMPEGQAMQASDLIARLDLDDPSSVRRAEPFHGTFPKLGPPTAISGKVHQKFAASVNSSHMILAGYEHNINHVVQDLLNCLDSPELPFLQWQELMSVLATRLPKDLRNELDAKYKEYELNADFRKSKDFPAKLLRGVIEANLAYCSEKDRVTSERLVEPLMSLVKSYEGGRESHARAVVKSLFEEYLSVEELFSDDIQSDVIERLRLQHAKDLEKVVYIVFSHQGVKSKNKLILRLMEALVYPNPSAYRDQLIRFSALNHTAYSGLALKASQLLEHTKLSELRTSIARSLSELEMFTEEGERISTPRRKMAINERMEDLVCAPVAVEDALVALFDHSDPTLQRRVVETYIRRLYQHYLVRGSVRMQWHRSGLIALWEFSEEHIEQRNGQSASLLKPQVEDPIGRRWGVMVVIKSLQLLSTAIEAALKETSHYGAGVGSVSNGNPINSNSSNMLHIALVGINNQMSTLQDSGDEDQAQERINKLSKILKDNTITSHLNDAGVRVVSCIIQRDEGRSPMRHSFKWSSDKLYYEEDPMLRHVEPPLSTFLELDKVNLEGYNDAKYTPSRDRQWHMYTLVKNKKDPRSNDQRMFLRTIVRQPSVTNGFLFGSIDNEVQASSSFTSNSILRSLMAALEEIELRAHSETGMSGHSHMYLCIMREQRLFDLIPSSRMTNEVGQDEKTACTLLKHMVMNIYEHVGVRMHRLSVCQWEVKLWLDCDGQANGAWRVVVTSVTGHTCTVDIYREVEDPNTHQLFYRSATPTAGPLHGIALHEPYKPLDAIDLKRAAARKNETTYCYDFPLAFETALKKSWESGISHVAESNEHNQRYAEVTELIFADSTGSWGTPLVPVERPPGSNNFGVVAWNMKLSTPEFPGGREIIVVANDVTFKAGSFGPREDAFFDAVTNLACERKIPLIYLSATAGARLGVAEEIKACFHVGWSDDQSPERGFHYIYLTEQDYSRLSSSVIAHELKVPESGETRWVVDTIVGKEDGLGCENLHGSGAIASAYSKAYRETFTLTFVTGRAIGIGAYLARLGMRCIQRLDQPIILTGYSALNKLLGREVYSSQMQLGGPKIMATNGVVHLTVSDDLEGVSAILKWLSYVPPYVGGPLPIVKSLDPPERPVTYFPENSCDARAAICGIQDTQGGKWLDGMFDRESFVETLEGWAKTVITGRAKLGGIPVGIIAVETETVMQVIPADPGQLDSAERVVPQAGQVWFPDSAAKTAQALLDFNREELPLFILANWRGFSGGQRDLFEGILQAGSMIVENLRTYKQPAFVYIPKAGELRGGAWVVVDSKINPEHIEMYAERTARGNVLEAPGLIEIKFKPNELEESMLRLDPELISLNAKLLKETSASPSPWETAAAAETIRRSMAARRKQLMPIYTQVATRFAELHDTSARMAAKGVISKVVDWEESRAFFYRRLRRRLAEDSLAKQVREAAGEQQMPTHRSALECIRKWYLASQGGDGEKWGDDEAFFTWKDDPDKYGKYLEELKAERASTLLSHLAETSDAKALPNGLSLLLSKMDPAKREQVMDGLRQLLG; encoded by the exons ATGGTGGAATCTGACCAGATAAACGGGACGCCCAACAGGATGTCCTCGGTCGAAGAGTTCTGTAAAGCGCTCGGGGGCGACTCGCCGATACACAGCGTGCTGGTTGCCAACAATGGGATGGCTGCGGTCAAGTTCATGCGCAGCATCCGCACCTGGGCCTTGGAGACCTTTGGGAACGAGAAGGCCATTCTCTTGGTGGCTATGGCGACTCCAGAGGACCTCAGGATTAATGCGGAGCACATAAGAATCGCCGACCAGTTCTTAGAAGTTCCTGGTGGGACGAATAGTAACAACTATGCAAATGTACAGCTCATAGTGGAG ATAGCAGAGAGAACTCGGGTTTCTGCAGTTTGGCCTGGCTGGGGTCATGCTTCTGAGAACCCAGAACTTCCAGATGCGCTCATGGAAAAGGGAATCATTTTTCTTGGGCCACCGTCAGCCGCGATGGGGGCACTAGGTGATAAGATTGGTTCTTCTCTTATCGCACAAGCAGCAGGAGTTCCAACTCTTCCATGGAGCGGGTCACAT GTGAAAGTTCCGCAAGAAACCTGCCACTCAATACCTGAGGAGATCTATAAGAAAGCTTGTGTTTCAACTACAGACGAAGCAGTCGCTAGTTGTCAGGTGGTGGGGTATCCTGCAATGATCAAGGCATCATGGGGTGGGGGTGGTAAAGGAATAAGGAAG GTACACAATGATGATGAGGTCAGAGCATTGTTTAAGCAAGTGCAAGGAGAAGTCCCCGGATCGCCTATATTTATTATGAAGGTGGCATCTCAG AGTCGACATCTAGAGGTTCAATTGCTCTGTGACAAGCATGGCAACGTGGCAGCACTGCACAGTCGAGACTGTAGTGTTCAAAGAAGGCATCAAAAG ATCATTGAGGAGGGACCAATTACAGTTGCTCCTCCAGAAACAATTAAAGAGCTTGAGCAGGCGGCAAGGCGACTAGCTAAATGTGTGCAATATCAGGGTGCTGCTACAGTGGAATATCTGTACAGCATGGAAACAGGCGAATACTATTTCCTGGAGCTTAATCCAAGGTTGCAGGTAGAACACCCTGTGACCGAATGGATTGCTGAAATAAACTTACCTGCATCTCAAGTTGTAGTAGGAATGGGCATACCACTCTACAACATTCCAG AGATCAGACGCTTTTATGGAATAGAACATGGAGGTGGCTATCATGCTTGGAAGGAAATATCAGCTGTTGCAACTAAATTTGATTTGGACAAAGCACAGTCTGTAAAGCCAAAAGGTCATTGTGTAGCAGTTAGAGTTACTAGCGAGGATCCAGATGATGGGTTTAAGCCTACCAGTGGAAGAGTAGAAGAGCTGAACTTTAAAAGTAAACCCAATGTTTGGGCCTATTTCTCCGTTAAG TCCGGAGGTGCAATTCACGAGTTCTCTGATTCCCAGTTTG GTCATGTTTTTGCTTTTGGGGAATCTAGGTCATTGGCAATAGCCAATATGGTACTTGGGTTAAAAGAGATCCAAATTCGTGGAGAGATACGCACTAATGTTGACTACACTGTGGATCTCTTGAAT GCTGCAGAGTACCGAGAAAATAAGATTCACACTGGTTGGCTAGACAGCAGAATAGCTATGCGCGTTAGAGCAGAGAGGCCCCCATGGTACCTTTCAGTTGTTGGTGGAGCTCTATAT GAAGCATCAAGCAGGAGCTCGAGTGTTGTAACCGATTATGTTGGTTATCTCAGTAAAGGTCAAATACCACCAAAG CACATCTCTCTTGTCAATTTGACTGTAACACTGAATATAGATGGGAGCAAATATACG ATTGAGACAGTACGAGGTGGACCCCGTAGCTACAAATTAAGAATTAATGAATCAGAGGTTGAAGCAGAGATACATTCTCTGCGAGATGGCGGACTCTTAATGCAG TTGGATGGAAACAGTCATGTAATTTACGCCGAGACAGAAGCTGCTGGCACGCGCCTTCTAATCAATGGGAGAACATGCTTATTACAG AAAGAGCACGATCCTTCCAGGTTGTTGGCTGATACACCGTGCAAACTTCTTCGGTTTTTGGTCGCGGATGGTTCTCATGTGGTTGCTGATACGCCATATGCCGAGGTGGAGGTCATGAAAATGTGCATGCCGCTGTTACTACCGGCCTCTGGTGTCATTCACTTTGTCATGCCTGAGGGTCAGGCCATGCAG GCGAGTGATCTGATAGCAAGGTTGGATCTTGATGACCCATCTTCTGTGAGAAGAGCTGAACCATTTCATGGCACCTTTCCAAAACTTGGACCTCCTACTGCTATTTCTGGCAAAGTTCACCAAAAGTTTGCTGCAAGTGTGAATTCTTCCCACATGATCCTTGCAGGATATGAACATAACATCAATCAT GTTGTACAAGATTTGCTAAACTGCCTAGACAGCCCTGAGCTCCCTTTCCTACAGTGGCAAGAACTCATGTCCGTTTTGGCAACCCGACTCCCGAAAGATCTTAGGAATGAG TTGGATGCTAAGTACAAGGAGTATGAGTTGAATGCTGACTTCCGGAAGAGCAAGGATTTCCCTGCCAAGTTGCTAAGGGGAGTCATTGAG GCTAATCTTGCATACTGTTCCGAGAAAGATAGGGTTACTAGTGAGAGGCTTGTAGAGCCACTTATGAGCCTGGTCAAGTCATATGAGGGTGGAAGAGAAAGCCATGCTCGTGCGGTTGTCAAGTCTCTGTTTGAGGAGTATTTATCTGTTGAAGAGCTCTTCAGCGATGACATTCAG TCTGATGTGATAGAACGTCTACGACTTCAACATGCAAAAGACCTTGAGAAGGTCGTATATATTGTGTTTTCCCACCAG GGTGTGAAAAGTAAAAATAAATTAATACTTCGGCTTATGGAAGCATTGGTCTATCCAAATCCATCTGCGTACAGGGACCAGTTGATTCGCTTTTCTGCCCTTAACCATACAGCATACTCTGGG CTGGCGCTTAAAGCAAGTCAACTTCTTGAGCACACTAAATTGAGTGAACTCCGCACAAGCATAGCAAGAAGCCTTTCAGAGCTGGAGATGTTTACTGAGGAAGGAGAGCGGATTTCAACACCCAGGAGGAAGATGGCTATCAATGAAAGGATGGAAGATTTAGTATGTGCCCCGGTTGCAGTTGAAGACGCCCTTGTGGCTTTGTTTGATCACAGTGATCCTACACTTCAACGGAGAGTTGTTGAGACATACATACGCAGATTGTATCAG CATTATCTTGTAAGGGGCAGTGTCCGGATGCAATGGCACAGGTCTGGTCTAATTGCTTTATGGGAATTCTCTGAGGAACATATTGAACAAAGAAATGGGCAATCTGCGTCACTTCTAAAGCCACAAGTAGAGGATCCAATTGGCAGGCGATGGGGTGTAATGGTTGTAATCAAGTCTCTTCAGCTTCTGTCAACTGCAATTGAAGCTGCATTAAAGGAGACTTCACATTACGGAGCAGGTGTTGGAAGTGTCTCAAATGGCAATCCTATAAATTCTAACAGTAGCAACATGCTGCATATTGCTTTGGTTGGTATCAACAATCAGATGAGCACTCTTCAAGACAG TGGTGATGAGGATCAAGCGCAAGAAAGGATCAACAAACTCTCCAAGATTTTGAAGGATAACACTATAACATCACATCTCAATGATGCTGGTGTTAGGGTTGTCAGCTGCATTATCCAAAGAGATGAAGGGCGTTCACCAATGCGCCACTCCTTCAAATGGTCGTCTGACAAGTTATATTATGAGGAGGACCCGATGCTCCGCCATGTGGAACCTCCTTTGTCCACCTTCCTTGAATTG GACAAAGTGAATTTAGAAGGTTACAATGACGCGAAATACACCCCATCACGTGATCGCCAGTGGCACATGTACACACTAGTAAAGAACAAGAAAGATCCGAGATCAAATGACCAAAGGATGTTTCTTCGTACCATAGTCAGACAGCCAAGTGTGACCAATGGGTTTTTGTTTGGAAGTATTGATAATGAAGTTCAAGCCTCATCATCATTCACATCTAACAGCATACTCAGATCATTGATGGCAGCGCTAGAAGAAATAGAGTTGCGTGCTCACAGTGAGACTGGGATGTCAGGCCACTCCCACATGTATCTGTGCATAATGAGAGAACAGCGGTTGTTTGATCTAATTCCATCTTCAAG GATGACGAATGAAGTTGGTCAAGATGAGAAGACAGCATGCACATTATTGAAGCATATGGTTATGAATATATATGAGCATGTTGGTGTCAGGATGCATCGCCTTTCCGTGTGCCAGTGGGAAGTGAAGCTATGGTTGGATTGTGATGGGCAGGCTAATGGTGCTTGGAGAGTTGTTGTTACCAGTGTAACTGGGCATACCTGCACTGTTGAT ATTTACCGAGAAGTGGAGGACCCCAATACACATCAGCTTTTCTACCGCTCTGCCACACCCACAGCTGGTCCTTTGCATGGCATTGCATTGCATGAGCCATACAAACCTTTGGATGCTATTGACCTGAAACGTGCCGCTGCTAGGAAAAATGAAACCACATACTGCTATGATTTCCCATTG GCATTTGAAACAGCATTGAAGAAGTCATGGGAATCTGGTATTTCACATGTTGCAGAATCTAATGAGCATAACCAGCGGTATGCTGAAGTGACAGAGCTTATATTTGCTGATTCAACTGGATCATGGGGTACTCCTTTGGTTCCAGTTGAGCGTCCTCCAGGTAGCAACAATTTTGGTGTTGTTGCTTGGAACATGAAGCTGTCCACACCAGAATTTCCAGGCGGCCGGGAGATTATAGTTGTTGCAAATGATGTGACATTTAAAGCTGGGTCTTTTGGTCCTAGAGAAGATGCATTCTTTGACGCTGTCACCAATCTTGCTTGTGAGAGGAAAATTCCTCTAATTTACTTGTCAGCAACTGCTGGTGCTAGGCTTGGTGTAGCAGAGGAAATAAAGGCGTGCTTCCATGTTGGATGGTCTGATGACCAGAGCCCTGAACGTGGTTTTCACTACATTTACCTCACTGAACAAGATTATTCACGTCTAAGCTCTTCAGTTATAGCCCATGAGCTAAAAGTACCGGAAAGCGGAGAAACCAGATGGGTTGTTGATACCATTGTTGGGAAAGAGGACGGACTTGGTTGTGAGAATCTACATGGAAGTGGTGCCATTGCCAGTGCCTACTCTAAGGCATACAGAGAGACCTTTACTCTGACATTTGTGACTGGGCGAGCTATTGGAATTGGGGCCTATCTTGCTCGGTTAGGAATGCGGTGTATACAACGTCTTGATCAACCAATTATTTTGACTGGGTATTCTGCACTGAACAAGCTCCTGGGGCGCGAGGTTTATAGCTCTCAGATGCAACTTGGCGGCCCCAAAATCATGGCTACAAATGGAGTTGTCCATCTCACTGTGTCagatgatcttgaaggtgtttctGCTATCTTGAAATGGCTCAGCTATGTTCCTCCCTATGTTGGCGGCCCTCTTCCTATTGTGAAATCTCTTGATCCACCAGAGAGACCTGTAACATATTTCCCTGAGAATTCATGTGATGCCCGTGCCGCCATCTGTGGCATTCAGGACACTCAAGGAGGCAAGTGGTTGGATGGTATGTTTGACAGAGAAAGCTTTGTGGAAACATTAGAAGGATGGGCCAAAACTGTTATTACTGGAAGGGCAAAGCTGGGTGGGATTCCAGTTGGTATCATAGCTGTGGAAACCGAGACAGTGATGCAAGTAATCCCTGCTGACCCTGGTCAGCTTGATTCTGCCGAGCGTGTAGTCCCTCAAGCGGGACAGGTGTGGTTCCCAGATTCGGCCGCAAAAACGGCCCAGGCACTGCTGGATTTCAACCGTGAAGAGCTCCCGTTGTTCATACTTGCTAACTGGAGAGGCTTTTCTGGTGGGCAAAGGGATCTGTTTGAAGGAATCCTTCAGGCTGGTTCTATGATTGTTGAGAATCTGAGGACGTACAAGCAGCCTGCTTTTGTGTACATACCAAAGGCTGGAGAGCTGCGTGGAGGTGCATGGGTTGTGGTGGACAGCAAGATCAATCCGGAGCACATTGAGATGTATGCCGAGAGGACTGCGAGAGGGAATGTCCTTGAGGCACCAGGACTCATTGAGATCAAATTCAAGCCAAATGAATTGGAAGAGAGTATGCTAAGGCTGGACCCTGAGTTGATCAGCCTCAATGCTAAACTCCTCAAAGAAACTAGTGCTAGCCCTAGCCCTtgggaaacggcggcggcggcggagaccatCAGGAGGAGCATGGCTGCTCGGAGGAAGCAGCTGATGCCCATATATACTCAGGTTGCCACCCGGTTTGCTGAGTTGCACGACACCTCCGCAAGAATGGCTGCCAAAGGCGTGATCAGTAAGGTGGTGGACTGGGAGGAGTCCCGGGCCTTCTTCTACAGGAGACTGCGAAGGAGGCTTGCCGAGGACTCGCTCGCCAAACAAGTCAGAGAAGCCGCCGGCGAGCAGCAGATGCCCACTCACAGATCAGCCTTGGAGTGCATCAGGAAATGGTACCTGGCCTCTCAAGGAGGAGACGGCGAGAAGTGGGGCGATGATGAAGCCTTCTTCACCTGGAAAGATGATCCTGACAAGTATGGCAAGTATCTTGAGGAGCTGAAAGCCGAGAGAGCGTCTACACTGCTGTCGCATCTCGCTGAAACCTCGGACGCCAAGGCCTTGCCCAACGGTCTCTCGCTCCTCCTCAGCAAA ATGGATCCTGCAAAGAGGGAGCAGGTTATGGATGGCCTCAGGCAGCTTCTTGGTTGA